In Prochlorococcus marinus str. MIT 1214, one DNA window encodes the following:
- the clpP gene encoding ATP-dependent Clp endopeptidase proteolytic subunit ClpP has translation MKTDHHHSSMIPIVIEESGRGERAFDIYSRLLRERIVFLGEPVTSDSANRIVAQLLFLEADDPDKDIFLYINSPGGSVYDGLGIFDTMQHVKPDIHTVCVGLAASMGAFLLCAGEKGKRSSLLHSRIMIHQPLGGARGQASDIRIQADEILFIKDKLNKELSDRTGQPIERIREDTDRDFYMSPSDAVEYGIIDNVFNKRPINSV, from the coding sequence ATGAAAACCGACCATCATCATAGTTCAATGATTCCAATAGTTATTGAAGAATCTGGAAGAGGAGAAAGAGCCTTTGATATTTATTCCAGGCTTTTAAGAGAAAGAATAGTATTTTTGGGTGAACCAGTAACGAGTGATTCAGCGAATCGTATTGTTGCTCAACTCCTTTTCCTAGAGGCGGATGATCCCGATAAAGATATTTTTCTCTACATCAACTCGCCAGGTGGATCTGTTTATGACGGCCTTGGTATTTTTGACACTATGCAACATGTTAAGCCAGACATTCACACAGTATGTGTTGGACTTGCTGCAAGCATGGGAGCGTTTCTACTTTGCGCTGGTGAAAAAGGAAAGAGAAGTAGCTTGCTTCATTCAAGAATAATGATTCACCAACCATTGGGAGGTGCAAGAGGCCAAGCAAGCGATATAAGAATTCAAGCTGATGAAATATTATTTATTAAGGATAAATTAAATAAAGAATTGTCGGATAGAACTGGCCAACCTATTGAAAGAATTCGTGAGGATACAGATAGAGACTTTTATATGTCCCCTTCTGACGCTGTAGAGTACGGAATTATTGATAATGTTTTTAATAAAAGACCAATAAATTCAGTTTGA
- a CDS encoding ArnT family glycosyltransferase has protein sequence MIEESENWFSPPFLSPHHKTLGSYWFIALSIRLFGYSELAIRLPSILSSFLCLISSYLIALKVTNRKSALISVCSLSSMPLWIQYSRYGSPDIPFVLCILLVILFFLKSLDSSEYIRQYFYIFLSGLFISISFFIRSYMAFVPFIGLAPFIFYHSHKKENTFNILFFIGIFLGAIPTCLNLYFSFQKYGFLGITTLFDFARKQAVGDVGFNNLLLSPLNFLYFTFPIGIFFLILFIFTRPNTKTNYPLLIYFYPALSLILLLCMSTSYPHYYLFLLPSLSIIFATYLSSNSFRFSFSSSTIKYLLFIINLFVSFILIFSIINFKDKIIAYSPANTLIIYILSTFLLLSYLKSIILLFDNKKNSFNLINFLYNIIIPQYISLSLLFNFGVLGNPNYKTKLFLKDDNVLSIMNSNTIYLSSLDSKTKTLLSYYLPSSKIVDDFDDVSKYKYVITSKNNYIAKSNFKKFYVTVKKSDDLFLLMNISE, from the coding sequence TTGATTGAAGAATCTGAAAACTGGTTTTCCCCCCCATTCTTATCTCCTCACCATAAGACATTAGGAAGCTATTGGTTTATAGCATTATCTATTAGGTTGTTTGGATATAGTGAACTAGCTATAAGGCTTCCAAGTATTCTTTCTTCTTTCCTTTGCTTAATTAGCTCGTACTTAATTGCATTAAAAGTTACAAATAGAAAGTCTGCATTAATTTCTGTATGCTCACTTTCATCAATGCCATTATGGATTCAATATTCAAGATACGGTAGTCCAGATATACCATTCGTATTGTGTATACTTTTAGTTATTTTATTTTTCCTCAAATCTCTTGATTCATCAGAATATATAAGGCAGTATTTTTATATATTTTTGTCTGGCCTTTTTATTTCTATATCTTTTTTTATTAGAAGTTATATGGCCTTTGTACCATTTATAGGACTAGCACCTTTTATATTTTATCATTCCCATAAAAAAGAGAATACTTTTAATATTTTATTTTTTATAGGAATCTTTCTTGGTGCAATACCAACTTGCCTAAATCTTTATTTTTCATTTCAAAAGTATGGATTCCTCGGAATTACAACCCTTTTTGATTTCGCTAGGAAACAGGCAGTCGGCGATGTTGGTTTTAATAATTTATTACTTTCACCTTTGAATTTTCTGTATTTTACTTTTCCCATTGGAATATTTTTCCTTATACTATTTATTTTTACTCGACCCAATACTAAGACTAATTATCCATTATTGATTTATTTCTATCCCGCTTTATCTTTAATATTATTATTATGTATGTCTACTTCATATCCACATTATTATCTTTTCCTCTTACCTTCATTATCTATTATCTTTGCCACTTACTTATCATCTAACTCTTTTAGATTTTCCTTTTCTAGCTCTACTATTAAGTATTTACTGTTTATAATAAATCTATTCGTATCATTTATCCTCATATTTTCTATTATTAATTTCAAAGACAAAATAATTGCCTATTCTCCTGCTAATACATTGATAATTTATATACTTTCTACATTTCTATTATTATCGTATTTAAAATCAATTATATTATTATTTGACAATAAAAAGAATAGTTTTAATTTAATTAACTTCTTATACAATATTATTATACCTCAATATATTTCTTTGTCATTATTATTTAATTTTGGTGTGCTAGGTAATCCAAACTATAAAACAAAACTATTCCTAAAAGATGATAATGTATTATCAATTATGAATTCTAATACCATTTACTTATCAAGTCTTGACAGTAAAACTAAGACTTTATTATCATATTATTTGCCTTCGTCTAAGATCGTAGATGATTTTGATGATGTCAGCAAGTATAAGTATGTAATTACTTCTAAGAATAATTACATAGCAAAATCAAATTTTAAAAAATTCTATGTTACTGTTAAAAAATCTGACGATCTGTTTTTACTAATGAACATTAGCGAATAG
- the psb29 gene encoding photosystem II biogenesis protein Psp29 gives MSVRATISDSKSDFHKEFPYVIPPIYRKLADELLVELHLLSHQKNFKRDSIFAIGLKEIFIKFTNGYKPNEHIKKLFDAICNSNGFNPVEITNSSEELVNKAKSFTNEDLNAYITQVKNENKENNYYSRINAIGIYKLTNEIPFINNMKEEDVNKEISKISELLGYQYSRVEKDISMYKSNIEKMKQALEIIALNLTSK, from the coding sequence TTGAGCGTTAGAGCAACAATTTCAGACAGCAAATCTGATTTCCATAAGGAATTTCCTTATGTGATACCGCCAATTTATAGAAAGCTTGCAGATGAGTTGCTTGTAGAACTTCATCTATTGAGTCATCAAAAGAACTTCAAGAGGGATTCAATTTTTGCTATTGGATTAAAAGAAATATTTATTAAGTTCACTAATGGGTATAAACCCAATGAACATATTAAGAAGCTTTTCGACGCAATTTGCAATAGCAATGGATTTAATCCAGTAGAGATAACTAACAGCTCTGAAGAATTAGTAAATAAGGCAAAATCATTTACAAATGAAGATTTAAATGCATATATAACACAAGTAAAAAACGAGAACAAAGAAAATAATTACTATAGTCGCATCAATGCTATTGGTATATATAAGTTAACTAATGAAATACCATTCATAAATAATATGAAAGAAGAAGATGTAAATAAAGAGATAAGTAAGATTTCCGAATTACTTGGTTATCAATATTCAAGAGTGGAAAAAGACATAAGCATGTATAAGTCAAATATTGAGAAGATGAAACAAGCTTTAGAAATTATCGCTCTAAACCTAACATCAAAATAA
- a CDS encoding ABC transporter permease: MKRKLPLAETSGMAINNLKSNKFRSLLTMLGIVIGNASVITLVGVGRGAQNLAENQLSNLGANVLFVVPGNNDTRRRGVAFPKNLVLKDAKAIEQQVPTVKRVAPQISSNEVIQTGSKSTSTSISGVTRDFLVVRSFEIAKGRFINDQDTKGAKNVVVIGPDLEEKLFNDREGLGERIRIKDQSFEIVGVMKPKGAVFGNNQDENAYIPISTMVSRITGKDPTYGVSLSFISVEAINEKSTKAAKFQITNLLRQRHKIIRDDDFAVRSQKDALQIVSTITGGLTLMLAAIGGISLLVGGIGIMNIMLVSVSERTEEIGLRKALGARRLDISTQFLIESLILSSLGGIAGTGLGLTTVKVVALLTPLPATIGFGTVIITVIISGTIGLTFGVLPAKRAAKLDPITALRSL; this comes from the coding sequence ATGAAAAGAAAACTCCCGCTCGCTGAAACCTCGGGAATGGCAATAAATAATCTTAAATCTAATAAATTTAGAAGCTTATTAACAATGCTAGGAATAGTAATTGGGAATGCTTCTGTAATAACACTTGTAGGCGTAGGGAGAGGAGCACAAAACCTTGCAGAAAATCAATTAAGCAATCTTGGCGCAAATGTATTATTTGTAGTTCCAGGAAATAATGACACTAGAAGACGAGGTGTTGCGTTTCCGAAAAATTTAGTTCTTAAAGATGCCAAGGCTATTGAACAACAAGTCCCAACTGTTAAGAGAGTAGCGCCACAAATCTCATCAAATGAAGTAATTCAAACTGGCTCTAAAAGTACAAGTACTTCCATTTCAGGAGTAACAAGAGATTTTTTAGTTGTAAGAAGCTTTGAGATTGCTAAAGGTCGTTTTATCAATGATCAAGATACAAAAGGGGCCAAAAATGTAGTAGTTATTGGACCAGATCTTGAAGAGAAGCTTTTTAATGACAGAGAAGGTTTGGGAGAGAGGATCAGAATAAAGGATCAGTCTTTTGAAATTGTGGGAGTGATGAAGCCTAAAGGTGCTGTATTTGGAAACAATCAAGATGAAAACGCATACATTCCAATATCCACCATGGTCAGCAGAATTACTGGTAAAGATCCAACTTATGGAGTAAGTCTAAGTTTCATAAGTGTTGAAGCAATAAATGAAAAATCAACAAAAGCAGCAAAATTTCAAATAACAAACTTATTAAGACAAAGACATAAAATAATCAGAGATGATGACTTCGCTGTTAGATCTCAAAAAGATGCTTTGCAAATAGTATCTACAATTACGGGTGGATTAACATTAATGCTAGCAGCAATCGGCGGGATATCATTATTAGTTGGCGGTATTGGAATTATGAATATTATGTTGGTATCTGTTAGTGAAAGAACTGAAGAAATAGGCCTTCGAAAAGCACTAGGTGCAAGGAGGCTTGATATATCAACACAATTCCTAATTGAATCATTAATACTTTCTAGTCTAGGTGGAATAGCTGGAACCGGTTTAGGATTAACAACTGTAAAAGTTGTAGCATTATTAACACCATTACCTGCAACAATTGGTTTTGGGACTGTTATTATTACTGTTATAATTTCTGGTACAATAGGTTTAACTTTTGGTGTTTTACCAGCAAAAAGAGCAGCAAAACTAGATCCAATTACAGCACTGAGAAGTTTATAA
- the secF gene encoding protein translocase subunit SecF, whose protein sequence is MKANFNVQLYKNRKNVWLVSFSLCLISIIGMLICLKSTSIKAPLNLGLDYTGGTQITLERSCTDECIDLNTSDISNNIIALKNNNKNFSSNTSPNLTRSQIQLLDNSQLISIRLPFLSAVQSESVVAEVNKSFGPLNNENTSVEIIGPSLGKQLLKSSLISLLFAFLAIALYINFRYDQRYSFLALFALLHDILIVCGVFAWLGYFFNVEVDSLFAVSLLTIAGYSVNNTVVVFDRIREKSLIENQLSFKYQIDKAVGATLTRTVYTSLTTLLPLICILIWGGSTLYWFAFALVIGVIAGSWSSIALAPSLLSITRNKEFD, encoded by the coding sequence ATGAAAGCTAATTTTAATGTTCAACTCTATAAAAACAGAAAAAATGTTTGGCTTGTTTCATTCTCTTTATGTTTAATATCAATAATTGGAATGCTAATTTGCCTTAAAAGTACTTCTATTAAGGCCCCTTTGAATCTTGGTTTAGATTATACCGGAGGAACTCAAATAACATTAGAGAGGAGTTGTACTGATGAATGTATTGACTTAAATACAAGTGACATATCTAATAATATAATCGCTTTAAAAAACAATAATAAAAATTTTAGTTCAAATACATCTCCGAATTTAACTAGATCACAAATACAATTACTTGATAATTCACAATTAATATCCATTAGGCTTCCATTTTTATCTGCAGTTCAATCTGAGTCTGTAGTGGCAGAGGTTAATAAATCTTTCGGACCATTAAACAATGAAAATACTTCAGTCGAAATTATTGGTCCAAGTCTTGGGAAGCAGTTACTTAAAAGTAGTTTAATTTCTCTTCTCTTTGCTTTTCTTGCTATAGCTTTATATATTAATTTTAGATACGATCAAAGATACTCATTCTTAGCTTTATTTGCTCTTTTGCATGACATACTTATTGTTTGTGGTGTATTTGCATGGCTGGGATATTTTTTTAATGTAGAGGTTGACTCCTTATTCGCTGTTTCTCTTTTGACCATTGCAGGCTATTCAGTAAACAATACTGTTGTTGTCTTTGATAGGATTAGAGAAAAAAGTTTAATAGAGAATCAATTAAGTTTTAAATATCAGATTGATAAAGCTGTTGGTGCAACATTAACAAGGACAGTTTATACAAGTTTAACAACACTTCTCCCATTAATTTGTATATTGATCTGGGGCGGATCAACATTGTATTGGTTTGCCTTTGCTTTAGTAATCGGCGTTATAGCCGGTTCTTGGTCGAGTATAGCTTTAGCCCCTTCATTATTATCAATAACAAGAAATAAAGAGTTTGATTGA
- a CDS encoding DUF2103 domain-containing protein: MGRLVQNHSTNIEGLIKWLKKIAATDEIKTVTPASLSKTNGRGANLGLKVTIKTNEGYKLLARKGKLVQEVFLVTNLDVNEIIKIIEKTNPKSCRKKKGC; the protein is encoded by the coding sequence ATGGGAAGACTCGTCCAAAACCACAGCACAAACATAGAAGGACTGATCAAATGGTTGAAAAAGATAGCAGCAACAGACGAGATTAAGACAGTAACACCTGCCTCGCTATCAAAGACTAACGGTAGAGGTGCAAATCTTGGTCTAAAAGTTACCATCAAAACCAACGAAGGTTATAAGCTCCTAGCAAGGAAAGGGAAACTTGTACAAGAGGTCTTTCTGGTTACAAACTTGGACGTGAATGAAATTATAAAAATAATTGAAAAAACTAATCCAAAGTCTTGTCGGAAAAAGAAAGGTTGTTAG
- the ftsH gene encoding ATP-dependent zinc metalloprotease FtsH, with the protein MDKKWKVIALWVLPITIVVLITWQILGSASNNQVNQTNTTSASRNAPVAKISYGRFLDYVKAGRVTSVDIYEGGRNAIVESVDPEIDNRVQRLRVDLPGLAPELVSSLKDEGISFDIHPPKTAPAGIGILGNLLFPLILIGGLILLSRRSNSMPGGPGQAMQFGKTKARFAMEAETGVKFDDVAGVNEAKQDLEEVVTFLKQPERFTSVGAQIPRGVLLVGPPGTGKTLLAKAIAGEADVPFFSLSGSEFVEMFVGVGASRVRDLFKRAKENSPCLIFIDEIDAVGRQRGAGIGGGNDEREQTLNQLLTEMDGFEGNSGIIIIAATNRPDVLDSALMRPGRFDRQVTVDAPDISGRLSILKVHSRNKKLQKDLTLESIARRTPGFTGADLANLLNEAAILTARRRKDQIGLSEIDDAVDRIIAGMEGQPLVDGRSKRLIAYHEVGHALIGSLVKDHDPVQKVTVIPRGQAKGLTWFSPDDDQTLISRAQLKARIMGALGGRAAEDIIFGREEVTTGAGGDVQQVASMARQMVTRFGMSSLGPVSLEGDSQEVFVGRSLMNTSDISDEISKQIDEQVRKIVKQCYEETLELVANNRSAMDKLVEILIEKETMDGEEFCKILSEFTVIPEKDRFIPVLQDPK; encoded by the coding sequence ATGGATAAGAAATGGAAAGTTATAGCTCTTTGGGTGCTACCGATAACAATCGTTGTCTTAATTACTTGGCAAATCCTTGGATCAGCAAGCAACAACCAAGTTAATCAAACCAATACCACTTCAGCATCAAGAAATGCTCCAGTTGCCAAAATTAGCTATGGCAGATTTCTCGATTATGTGAAAGCAGGAAGAGTAACATCTGTTGATATTTACGAAGGAGGCAGAAATGCAATAGTCGAATCAGTTGATCCGGAAATTGATAACAGAGTACAAAGACTAAGAGTTGACCTTCCAGGATTAGCTCCTGAATTAGTTTCTTCATTAAAAGACGAGGGAATAAGTTTTGATATACACCCTCCTAAAACTGCCCCCGCTGGAATAGGAATTCTTGGGAATCTCCTTTTCCCACTTATTCTTATTGGTGGTTTAATTCTACTTTCAAGAAGATCAAATTCAATGCCAGGCGGGCCAGGTCAAGCTATGCAATTTGGCAAGACGAAAGCAAGATTTGCCATGGAAGCCGAGACAGGCGTGAAATTTGATGATGTGGCTGGGGTAAATGAAGCCAAACAAGATTTAGAAGAAGTAGTAACTTTTTTAAAGCAACCTGAAAGATTTACATCTGTTGGAGCTCAAATTCCACGGGGCGTTCTTCTTGTTGGTCCTCCAGGAACTGGTAAGACACTTTTAGCTAAGGCAATTGCTGGAGAAGCAGATGTTCCTTTCTTCTCACTTTCTGGATCAGAATTTGTTGAGATGTTCGTAGGTGTAGGCGCAAGTCGTGTAAGAGATTTATTCAAAAGAGCAAAGGAAAACAGTCCATGCCTAATTTTTATCGACGAAATTGATGCAGTTGGTAGACAAAGAGGTGCTGGCATAGGAGGTGGTAATGATGAAAGAGAGCAAACACTCAATCAACTTCTAACCGAAATGGATGGATTTGAAGGAAATAGTGGAATCATTATCATTGCAGCAACTAATAGGCCAGATGTTCTTGATTCAGCATTAATGAGACCAGGAAGATTTGATAGACAGGTAACTGTTGACGCGCCTGATATTTCAGGAAGATTATCGATACTTAAAGTCCACTCTAGAAATAAAAAATTGCAGAAAGATTTAACTTTAGAAAGTATCGCTAGAAGAACGCCAGGTTTTACTGGTGCAGATTTAGCAAATTTGCTAAATGAAGCTGCAATTCTTACAGCGCGAAGGAGAAAAGATCAAATAGGACTTTCAGAAATAGATGACGCAGTTGATCGAATCATCGCTGGAATGGAAGGTCAACCATTAGTTGATGGAAGAAGCAAACGGTTGATTGCATATCATGAAGTAGGTCACGCTTTGATAGGTTCGCTTGTCAAAGATCATGATCCAGTCCAAAAAGTTACTGTTATTCCAAGGGGGCAAGCAAAAGGTTTAACTTGGTTCTCACCAGATGATGATCAAACGTTAATTAGCAGAGCACAGTTAAAAGCCAGAATAATGGGAGCTTTAGGTGGAAGAGCTGCAGAAGATATAATTTTTGGTAGAGAAGAAGTTACTACAGGTGCAGGTGGTGACGTACAGCAAGTGGCTTCAATGGCGCGTCAGATGGTAACTCGATTTGGGATGAGCAGCCTTGGTCCAGTTTCTCTAGAAGGAGATAGTCAAGAAGTTTTTGTGGGAAGAAGTCTAATGAATACATCTGACATATCAGATGAAATCTCAAAACAAATTGATGAACAAGTTAGAAAAATAGTTAAACAATGCTATGAAGAAACTCTTGAATTAGTAGCAAATAATAGATCTGCTATGGATAAATTGGTTGAAATTTTAATCGAAAAAGAAACCATGGACGGAGAAGAATTTTGCAAAATATTATCTGAATTCACAGTTATTCCCGAAAAAGATAGATTTATCCCAGTTCTCCAGGACCCAAAATAA
- the petN gene encoding cytochrome b6-f complex subunit PetN — protein sequence MIFTLGWASLAAIFTFSIAMVVWGRNGDGSIDI from the coding sequence ATGATCTTCACTTTAGGTTGGGCTTCCTTAGCTGCTATTTTCACTTTTTCTATTGCAATGGTGGTATGGGGTAGAAATGGAGATGGTTCAATTGATATTTAG
- the secD gene encoding protein translocase subunit SecD has translation MGRKNYWFLVVIIFAVLSIFICTNIPFQLGLDLRGGSQLTLEVKPTQEITKITSNEIEGVKAVLDKRVNGLGVSDSQLQTIGTNQLLLELPGEQDPSGAAKVLGETALLEFRIQKDGTAAQLRDLQTQRNSVESIIKLLEENNNSAQLIKEVNINNEINQLFEKYNIQSDQILDVDQFNLLRNKISTDIAGLFDRTSLTGQYLTNAGRRQDQNTNNWEVTLSFNNQGGELFADLTKSIAGTPRLLGIVIDGISYSEASVGKQFETAGITGGAATISGNFTADDARNLEVQLRGGALPLPIDIIQIRTIGPSLGTQNIRLSLFAALTGLLLVGIFMIFIYKLAGLVAVLALSFYSLFTLSIYALLPVTLTLPGIAGFILSIGMAVDANVLIFERLKEELRNGNTLIRSIDASFKNAFSSIIDGHLTTLISCITLFYLGTGFVKGFAATLGIGVVLSLFTALTCTKAILKFLMSYQGLRKITNFINPNQIPSPSINVQ, from the coding sequence ATGGGTAGAAAGAACTATTGGTTTCTTGTTGTCATTATTTTTGCAGTATTAAGTATTTTTATATGCACCAATATACCTTTCCAATTAGGACTGGATCTACGAGGAGGTAGTCAACTAACTCTAGAGGTTAAGCCTACTCAGGAAATTACAAAAATTACCTCCAATGAAATCGAAGGAGTTAAGGCTGTTCTTGATAAGAGGGTAAACGGATTAGGAGTTTCAGATTCACAACTTCAAACTATAGGAACAAATCAATTGCTATTAGAACTTCCTGGGGAACAAGATCCTTCCGGAGCAGCGAAAGTGTTAGGAGAAACTGCTCTATTAGAATTTAGGATTCAGAAAGATGGTACAGCTGCACAATTAAGAGATTTACAAACTCAACGAAACAGCGTTGAATCTATTATTAAATTATTAGAAGAGAATAATAATTCAGCCCAATTAATAAAGGAGGTTAATATTAATAACGAAATTAATCAATTATTCGAAAAATATAATATTCAATCTGACCAGATATTAGATGTAGATCAATTCAATCTTTTAAGGAATAAAATAAGTACGGACATTGCAGGTCTGTTTGACAGAACATCATTAACTGGACAATATTTGACAAATGCAGGCAGACGACAAGATCAAAATACTAATAATTGGGAAGTCACTTTAAGCTTCAATAATCAGGGAGGAGAATTATTTGCAGACCTCACAAAATCCATTGCTGGAACTCCTCGATTGCTTGGAATTGTTATTGATGGTATTTCATATAGCGAAGCTAGTGTTGGTAAGCAATTTGAAACTGCTGGCATTACTGGTGGTGCAGCGACTATAAGCGGAAATTTTACTGCCGATGACGCTAGAAATTTAGAAGTTCAATTAAGGGGAGGAGCTTTGCCTCTACCTATTGACATTATTCAGATAAGAACAATAGGACCTTCTCTAGGGACTCAAAATATTCGTCTCAGTCTTTTTGCTGCTCTCACAGGCTTGCTTCTTGTAGGTATTTTTATGATCTTTATATATAAACTTGCTGGATTAGTTGCCGTCTTGGCTTTGTCTTTTTACTCGCTCTTCACTCTCTCTATTTATGCACTGCTACCAGTGACGCTTACTCTTCCAGGCATAGCTGGCTTTATATTAAGCATAGGAATGGCTGTTGACGCTAATGTTCTAATTTTCGAAAGATTAAAGGAAGAATTACGCAATGGAAACACCTTGATTCGTTCAATAGACGCAAGTTTTAAAAACGCTTTTTCATCAATAATTGATGGTCATTTAACTACTTTAATAAGCTGTATTACGTTATTTTATTTGGGCACTGGATTTGTAAAAGGTTTTGCAGCTACCTTGGGTATTGGTGTCGTCTTGAGTTTGTTTACGGCCTTAACATGTACAAAAGCAATATTGAAGTTCCTAATGAGTTATCAAGGCCTTAGAAAAATTACTAACTTTATTAACCCTAATCAGATTCCATCCCCATCTATCAACGTTCAATAG